The Stenotrophomonas sp. NA06056 genome segment GATGCCCTTGTAGTCCACGCCGCCATGCTCGTAGAAGCGGGCATCCTCGGTGGCCAGGAACGCCTGCTTCAGCTTCTCCGGCACGTCCTTCATGGTGATGGGGGTACGCCGGGTCTCACCGAACACCGCCATCAGCTTGCCGTCGGCAGCGTAGACGTACATCGGCTCCTGCATTTCCACGTCGCGCAGGGTCTGCACGTCGGGAAGCTTGGAAGAAACGGCGTAGTACAGGCCGCCAACGGCGGCCGCTCCGACCAGCGCCAGGACCAGGACAACAAGGAAGATCCAGCGCAGCCAGCGGCGGAGACGGGTCATCGGTGTCAGATTCCGATTGCGAATTTCGTGGTCGCAGAGTATAGATTACGCAAGGTGGCGGCTGGGGTCGGCACTGGGGAGCGCAAGGGGAACTGCTAGGGGCTGCGTGGCCATCCTGTGAGGGATGTCACAGCAGAGCGGTTGTCATTTGCTAAGAATACGTTATTAATGCGCGGACGCAGCTCTTGCGTCCAAGTGCCCGTCGGCAGGGGAGAAACCGTGGGGCTCATCCCAAAAAGTCAGTCGCCGCTCATTGGCGTCGACATCAGTTCGACTGCGGTAAAGCTGTTGCAGCTTTCCCGCAGCGGCAACCGTTTCCGCGTGGAACATTACGCCGTGGAACCGCTGCCGCCGAATGCGGTGGTGGAGAAGAACATCGTTGAAGTGGAGGCCGTGGGAGAGGCCATCCGCCGGGCGATGAACCGTTCCGGCAGCAAGGCCAAGCTGGCCGCTGCGGCCGTGGCCGGCTCGGCGGTGATCACCAAGGTGATCCCGATGCCGGCCGACCTGGACGAGAACGACATGGAAGCCCAGATCGAGCTGGAAGCGGTCAACTACATTCCGTATCCGATCGAGGAAGTGAACCTGGACTTCGAGGTGATCGGGGCGATCCCGAACAACCCGGAAATGGTCCAGGTGCTGCTGGCTGCCTCGCGGTCGGAGAACGTCGAACTGCGCCAGTCCGCACTGGAGCTGGGTGGCCTGCAGGCGAAGGTGATGGACGTGGAGGCCTTCGCGGTCGAGAACGCCTTCGCCCTGGTGGCCAGCGAGCTGCCGGTTTCGGCCGAGGGCGTGGTTGCGCTGGTCGACATCGGCGCCACCATGACCACCCTCAACGTGCTGCGCGGTGGCCGCAGCCTGTACAGCCGTGAACAGGTGTTCGGCGGCAAGCAGCTGACCGACGAGATCATGCGTCGTTATGGCCTGAGCTACGAGGAAGCCGGTCTGGCCAAGCGCCAGGGCGGTCTGCCGGAAAGCTACGAGATGGAAGTGCTGGAGCCGTTCAAGGAAGCCACGGTCCAGCAGATCAGCCGTCTGCTGCAGTTCTTCTATGCCGGCAGCGAATTCAACCGGGTCGATCACATCGTGCTGGCGGGCGGCTGTGCTGCCCTTGCAGGCCTGCCGGAGATGGTCGAGGAACAGCTGGGCGTGCCGACCGTGGTCGCCAACCCGCTGGCACAGATGACCCTGGGGCCGAAGGTGCAGGCGCACGCGCTGGCCCAGGACGCCCCCGCGCTGATGATCGCGACCGGTCTGGCGCTGAGGAGCTTTGACTGATGGCACGCATCAATCTATTGCCCTGGCGCGCCGAGCGGCGCAAGCAACGCCAGCGCGAGTTCGGCATCATGCTGGGCATGGCCGCCCTCGGTGGCGTGCTGCTGTCGCTGATGATCTGGTTCTACTACGACCTGCAGGTCAGCGGGCAGGGCGATCGCAACGCCTACCTGCAGACCGAGATCGACAAGGTCAAGGAGCAGAACAAGGAAATCGACCGCCTCGACGCGCAGAGAGATCGGCTGCTGGCCCGCAAGGAAGTGATCGAGCAACTGCAGGCCAAGCGCTCGCAGATGGTCCACCTGTTCGATGCGCTGGTCCGCACCATCCCTGATGGCGTGGTGCTCACTGCCCTGCAGCAGGAAGGCGACGTGCTGACCCTGGAGGGACGCACCCAGTCCAACGCCCGTGTCTCGGCCTACATGCGCAACCTCGAAGTCTCTGGCTGGATGACCAATCCGGAGCTGGCGATCATCGAGGCGCGTGAACCGGACAAGGACAAGGACGGGCGCGCCACCGGACCGGTGGTCGACATCAAGGCATTGCCGTACGTGTTCAAGGTCAAGGTCAAACTGCCCGCGCAGAGCGAGGAAGCGACGACTACTTCGGGCCTGAACCCTGATGGCAGCGTGGCCAGCACCGCGCCGGTGGCACCGACGGTCGCACCGCTCAGTGCTGGCCCGGACGCTGCGGCGCCTGCTGCTGCAGCTTCGCAGCCGGGTACGTCGCCGGCACCGGCTGCTCCGCCTGCAACGGCTCCGTCGCAGGTACCGCCACCGCCACCGGCGGCGACGCCTGCGCCGGCCGCACCGGCAACCAAACCGGCAACCAAGACTGAAGGCAGCCGCCTGGCGCAGCCGCCGCAGGCCTTCCACGCCCCGCTGCTGGGGGATCGCGCATGAGCAAGAAAGTCGACATCAAGAACCTTGATTTCAACGACATCGGCAACTGGCCGCAGAAGGCCAAGATCGTCTTCTGCGCGCTGTTGGCCGTGGTGATCATGTTCCTGGCGTGGATGCTGCTGATCAGTGGCAAGCGTGAGGAACTGGCCGGTCTGGAGTCGCAGGAAACCGAGCTGCGCAAGGAGTTCGCCGAGCAGCAGAAGCGCGCTGTCAACCTGGAGCCGCTCAAACAGCAGTTGGCGCAGATGGAGCAGGTGCTGCAGCAGATGCTGCGGCAGCTGCCCAGCAAGACTGAAATGCCCGACCTGATCATCGACATCTCGCAGACCGCGTTGTCCAGCGGCCTGTCCAACGAGTTGTTCGAGCCGGAGGAGGAGCAGATCAAGGAGTTCTACGCCGAAAAGCCGATCAAGCTGCGGATGGTGGGCAGTTACCACCAGTTCGGCGCCTTCGTCAGTGGCGTAGCCTCGTTGCCGCGGGTGGTGATCCTGACCATGCACGACATCAACCTCAAGCCGAAGGACAAGACCGGTGGCAACGTCCGCGCCGGTGCGCTGGAACTGTCCGGTACGGTCAAGACCTACCGTTACCTGGATGAGACCGAAGTGGCCGAGCAGCAGAAGGCCGAGGCGGGCAAGGAGGAAAAGAAGTGATCCGTTCCTTCATTGCACGCGGTGGGATGGTGTTGACGGTGCTGCTGCTGGCCGCCTGCGGTCGCGGCGTGACCAGCACCCCGGGTGATGCACCCAATCTGGAAAAATGGGTCGAGAGCGAGCGTGCACGACCAGCGGAGCCGATCGAGGCCCTGCCGGTGATGCAGCAGTTCGAGACCTTCGAGTACTCCGCGCAGGGCATGCGCGATCCGTTCACCGATGCCTGGACCAACCCGCAGCAGGGGAATGGGGGACTGCGGCCAGATCCGAACCGGCGCAAGGAGCCGATGGAAGGCTTCCCGCTGGACGCGCTGGACATGGTCGGCACCATCGGAACAGGCGCCGGCACCGTGGCGCTGGTGATGGGGCCGGACAAGGTGACCTATCGGGTGCGTCCCGGCGGTTACCTGGGGCAGAGCGACGGGCGGGTCACCGCGGTCTTCGAAGACCGCGTGGAGCTGATCGAACTGGTGCCGGATGGCGCGGGTGGCTGGCTGGAACGTCCAGCAACGCTCGCGCTGGAAGATCAATGATCGTTTACTGGGGATAGCACGATGACCTTTCACCAAGCCAAGGGGCTGCGTCCCATCCGGCGCTCTACCTTGAACCGCATCAGCGCGCTGGGAGTCGCGTTGATGTTGGCCTGCGCTCCGGCGCTGGCTGCCGCACCGTCGGAAAAACCGACCGGCACGGCGCTGGCCGCCACGCCGGCCGCTGCACCGGCAGGCCTGTCGGTCGCACGCATCGATTTCAAGCGCGGCGATGACGGCGCGGGCCGCCTGATCCTGCAGTTCGACGGCCAGGGCGCCATGCCCGACCTGCGCAGCCAGGGCAACAGCGTGGTGGTCGATGTCGGCAACGCGCGCCTGCCGGCCAACCTGCAGAAGCCGATGAACGTCACCGACTTCGCCACCCCGGTGCAGCGCATCGACGCCAAACCGTCCGGCGCCGGCACCCAGCTGGTGCTGAGCACGGGCGGTCCGGTCGAGTCGCTGGCCTACCAGAGTGGCAACGAGTATGTGGTTGAAATCAGCCCGCGCCAGGCCCAGGCCGCTGTTGGTGCGGTCACTGCCGGCAGCGTGACCCAGGCTGCCAAGGGCGTGCCGCAGCGCGGCTACGCCGGCAAGCCGGTGACCTTCAACTTCCAGGACGTGCCCGTGCGCACCGTGCTGCAGTTGATCGCCGAAGAGTCGAATCTGAACGTGGTGGCATCCGACTCGGTGCAGGGCAATGTGACCCTGCGCCTGGTCAACGTACCGTGGGACCAGGCGCTGGATATCGTGCTGCGTGCCAAGGGCCTGGACAAGCGTCGTGACGGCAGCGTGGTGTGGGTTGCGCCGCAGTCCGAGCTGGCCAAGTTCGAGCAGGAGAAGGAAGACGCGCGCATCGCGATCGAAAACCGCGAAGACCTGGTGACCGACTACGTCCAGATCAACTACCACAGCGCCACGCAGATCTTCAAAGCGCTGACCGAGGCCAAGGGCATCGGTGGCAACAACGCCGGTGGTGGTGGTCAGGGTGGCAATGGCTCGATGTCGCAGGAAGACAGTGGCTTCCTGTCTTCGCGTGGCCGCATCGTGGCAGATGAACGTACCAATACGCTGATGATCAGCGACATCCCGAAGAAGATCGCGCGGATGCGCGAGCTGATCAACGTGATCGACCGCCCGGTCGACCAGGTGCTGATCGAGAGCCGCATCGTCATCGCCACCGATACCTTCGCGCGCGAGCTGGGCGCCAAGTTCGGTGTCAGCGGCAGCCGCGACAACGTGTACTTCAGCGGCAACCTGGAAGCCAATGCCAAGACCCGGCAGTCGCAGGTCGACACCGACAACGCCAACAGGAAGGCGGAGCGTGACTGGGAAGCCGGTGGTCGCGTAGGCCCGCCGCCGGTGTCGGTCGGTTCGGCCATCACCCGCGGCCTGAACTGGAACCTGCCGGTAGCTGCGACCAGCAACCCGGGCTCGCTTGCACTGTCCATCCTCAACGCCGGCTATCTGCTGGATGTCGAGCTGTCGGCCATGCAGGAAGAGTCGCGCGGCGAAGTGATCTCCAACCCACGCGTGGTCACCACGAACCAGCGTGAAGCGTTGATCAAGCAGGGTAAGGAAATCGGCTACGTCACCATCAGCGCCAGCGGCTCCGGTGGTGTTGCCACTCCGAACGTGCAGTTCAAGGAAGTGGTACTGGAACTGAAGGTCACCCCGACCATCACCAACGACAACCGCGTGTTCCTCAACATGGCGGTGAAGAAGGATGAGGTCGAAAGCTACATCGTGCTGGAAGGTTACGGCCAGGTGCCGAACATCAACCGTCGCGAGGTCAATACCGCCGTGCTGGTGGAAGATGGCCAGACCGTGGTGATCGGTGGCGTGTATGAGTTCACCGACCGCAACAGCGTCAGCAAGGTGCCGTTCCTGGGCGATGTGCCGTTCCTCGGCAACCTGTTCAAGAAGCGTGGTCGCAACAAGGACAAGGCCGAACTGCTGGTGTTCGTGACCCCGAAGGTCCTGCGCGTGGCCCGCCAGAACTGAGGCGCTGCACCTGTTGCATCCGACCGGGGCCGCCACGTGCGGCCCCGTGTCGTTTGCCCAAGTAGATCCACGCCACGCGTGGATGGGCGCAATGGATCCGCGCCATGTCCCTCAAGTAGATCCACGCCATGCGTGGATGGGCGCAATGGATCCGCGCCATGTCCCTCAAGTAGATCCACGCCATGCGTGGATGGCCCAAGTAGATCCACGCCATGCGTGGAGGCTGTTCAGCCGTTCTTGATGCCAGCAGCCGGGCGGCCTGCGATGATGTAGGGAACCCGAGCCATCCTGCTCCGGTCAAAGGCCCCCATGAACCTGCCTCCGCCGATGCCCGAATCCATTTCTCCGCCGCCTGCCCCCGTCACCTCACGCCTGCATGCGGCCTTCAGCAACCTGCGCGACGCGCTGTCGGCCGAGATCGTCGGCCAGGCGGCGCTGGTCGAACGCCTGCTGATCGCCTTGCTGGCCGATGGCCATCTGCTGGTGGAAGGTGCCCCGGGCCTGGCCAAGACCACGGCCATCCGGGCCTTGGCGGCACGATTGGAAGCAGACTTCGCGCGCGTGCAGTTCACTCCGGATCTGCTGCCTTCGGACCTGACCGGCACCGAGATCTGGCGCCCGCAGGAAGGACGTTTCGAGTTCGTACCGGGGCCGATCTTCCACCCGATCCTGCTGGCAGACGAGATCAATCGTGCGCCAGCCAAAGTGCAGTCCGCGCTGCTGGAAGCAATGGGCGAACGCCAGGTCACGGTCGGTCGCCACACCTACGCACTGCCATCGCTGTTCCTGGTGATGGCCACGCAGAACCCGATCGAGCAGGAAGGCACCTTCCCGCTGCCGGAAGCGCAGCTGGATCGTTTCCTGATGCACGTGCGCATTGGCTATCCAGACCAGACGGCCGAGTCGGAGATCCTGCGGCTGGCCCGCGAGCGTGCCCGAGGCGCGCTGGGCGAGGCCGCAGCAGCGCCGGAAAAACTGCCGATGCAGGATGTCTTCGATGCGCGCCGCGAGGTGCTGGAGCTGCACATGGCCCCCGCGCTGGAACGCTATCTGATCGAGCTGGTGCTGGCGTCGCGCGACCCCTCGCGCTACGACGCATCGCTGGCGCGCCGAATCGCGTGGGGCGCAAGCCCCCGTGGTTCCATCGCACTGGAGCGGTGCGCGCGTGCGCGGGCGTGGTTGGCTGGACGTGATTTCGTCACCCCCGACGACGTGCGTGCCGTGGCGGCCGATGTGCTGCGCCATCGTGTCCTGCCCAGCTATGAAGCCACCGCCGAAGGCTGGGATGGCGAACGCCTGGTGCAGGAACTGCTGGCCCGGGTACCGGCACCCTGAGTGCGCGCATGACCGGCACACCCAATGGACCTGCTCCGGGCACCAGTGATGGCGATGGTCTGCGA includes the following:
- a CDS encoding pilus assembly protein PilM — encoded protein: MGLIPKSQSPLIGVDISSTAVKLLQLSRSGNRFRVEHYAVEPLPPNAVVEKNIVEVEAVGEAIRRAMNRSGSKAKLAAAAVAGSAVITKVIPMPADLDENDMEAQIELEAVNYIPYPIEEVNLDFEVIGAIPNNPEMVQVLLAASRSENVELRQSALELGGLQAKVMDVEAFAVENAFALVASELPVSAEGVVALVDIGATMTTLNVLRGGRSLYSREQVFGGKQLTDEIMRRYGLSYEEAGLAKRQGGLPESYEMEVLEPFKEATVQQISRLLQFFYAGSEFNRVDHIVLAGGCAALAGLPEMVEEQLGVPTVVANPLAQMTLGPKVQAHALAQDAPALMIATGLALRSFD
- a CDS encoding PilN domain-containing protein, encoding MARINLLPWRAERRKQRQREFGIMLGMAALGGVLLSLMIWFYYDLQVSGQGDRNAYLQTEIDKVKEQNKEIDRLDAQRDRLLARKEVIEQLQAKRSQMVHLFDALVRTIPDGVVLTALQQEGDVLTLEGRTQSNARVSAYMRNLEVSGWMTNPELAIIEAREPDKDKDGRATGPVVDIKALPYVFKVKVKLPAQSEEATTTSGLNPDGSVASTAPVAPTVAPLSAGPDAAAPAAAASQPGTSPAPAAPPATAPSQVPPPPPAATPAPAAPATKPATKTEGSRLAQPPQAFHAPLLGDRA
- the pilO gene encoding type 4a pilus biogenesis protein PilO, translated to MSKKVDIKNLDFNDIGNWPQKAKIVFCALLAVVIMFLAWMLLISGKREELAGLESQETELRKEFAEQQKRAVNLEPLKQQLAQMEQVLQQMLRQLPSKTEMPDLIIDISQTALSSGLSNELFEPEEEQIKEFYAEKPIKLRMVGSYHQFGAFVSGVASLPRVVILTMHDINLKPKDKTGGNVRAGALELSGTVKTYRYLDETEVAEQQKAEAGKEEKK
- a CDS encoding pilus assembly protein PilP produces the protein MIRSFIARGGMVLTVLLLAACGRGVTSTPGDAPNLEKWVESERARPAEPIEALPVMQQFETFEYSAQGMRDPFTDAWTNPQQGNGGLRPDPNRRKEPMEGFPLDALDMVGTIGTGAGTVALVMGPDKVTYRVRPGGYLGQSDGRVTAVFEDRVELIELVPDGAGGWLERPATLALEDQ
- a CDS encoding type IV pilus secretin PilQ family protein encodes the protein MTFHQAKGLRPIRRSTLNRISALGVALMLACAPALAAAPSEKPTGTALAATPAAAPAGLSVARIDFKRGDDGAGRLILQFDGQGAMPDLRSQGNSVVVDVGNARLPANLQKPMNVTDFATPVQRIDAKPSGAGTQLVLSTGGPVESLAYQSGNEYVVEISPRQAQAAVGAVTAGSVTQAAKGVPQRGYAGKPVTFNFQDVPVRTVLQLIAEESNLNVVASDSVQGNVTLRLVNVPWDQALDIVLRAKGLDKRRDGSVVWVAPQSELAKFEQEKEDARIAIENREDLVTDYVQINYHSATQIFKALTEAKGIGGNNAGGGGQGGNGSMSQEDSGFLSSRGRIVADERTNTLMISDIPKKIARMRELINVIDRPVDQVLIESRIVIATDTFARELGAKFGVSGSRDNVYFSGNLEANAKTRQSQVDTDNANRKAERDWEAGGRVGPPPVSVGSAITRGLNWNLPVAATSNPGSLALSILNAGYLLDVELSAMQEESRGEVISNPRVVTTNQREALIKQGKEIGYVTISASGSGGVATPNVQFKEVVLELKVTPTITNDNRVFLNMAVKKDEVESYIVLEGYGQVPNINRREVNTAVLVEDGQTVVIGGVYEFTDRNSVSKVPFLGDVPFLGNLFKKRGRNKDKAELLVFVTPKVLRVARQN
- a CDS encoding MoxR family ATPase, with product MNLPPPMPESISPPPAPVTSRLHAAFSNLRDALSAEIVGQAALVERLLIALLADGHLLVEGAPGLAKTTAIRALAARLEADFARVQFTPDLLPSDLTGTEIWRPQEGRFEFVPGPIFHPILLADEINRAPAKVQSALLEAMGERQVTVGRHTYALPSLFLVMATQNPIEQEGTFPLPEAQLDRFLMHVRIGYPDQTAESEILRLARERARGALGEAAAAPEKLPMQDVFDARREVLELHMAPALERYLIELVLASRDPSRYDASLARRIAWGASPRGSIALERCARARAWLAGRDFVTPDDVRAVAADVLRHRVLPSYEATAEGWDGERLVQELLARVPAP